A portion of the Candidatus Methylacidithermus pantelleriae genome contains these proteins:
- a CDS encoding acylphosphatase produces the protein MDLRRMTVFFSGRVQGVGFRYTAEALAERFRVTGFVRNLPDGRVELVAEGPEPELLSFLRAIESSRLGRYIQGKEVIWGPSTGEFSHFTIRYDTG, from the coding sequence ATGGACCTTCGGCGAATGACAGTCTTTTTTTCCGGCCGGGTTCAAGGTGTGGGGTTTCGGTACACGGCGGAAGCTTTGGCCGAGCGATTCCGAGTGACCGGTTTTGTTCGCAATTTGCCCGACGGTCGAGTCGAGCTGGTGGCGGAGGGCCCGGAACCGGAGCTCCTCTCCTTTCTTCGGGCCATTGAGTCAAGCCGGTTGGGACGTTATATCCAGGGAAAGGAGGTTATTTGGGGACCCTCGACCGGAGAGTTCTCCCACTTTACTATCCGGTACGATACAGGCTGA